One region of Centropristis striata isolate RG_2023a ecotype Rhode Island chromosome 3, C.striata_1.0, whole genome shotgun sequence genomic DNA includes:
- the LOC131968300 gene encoding butyrophilin-like protein 2 isoform X1, with amino-acid sequence MKLLPVACLCLLTLSADANGPGNVKVVGKEDDDVILPCSLSTKNNIEKMTFDWKKLEPRTEVFVYKAGKIYGEGEEGQSDQFIGRVFHFPEELKHGNASIIIKKAEIRDSGKYTCVFPDAQPEMSIELIVGSSPKPDVSTIDETDDWALLQCVVRGAFPKPEVEWRDRSGNKLPSDETAPLIDGKFYVTLNTTVYETGYYRCVSTQMTINHQIYSQTFMHIGVQPVLKFVTEGNDVILPCSLDTKENIESKQFVWRKDGQKEVFMYDTSSGQSEQFKGRVSHFPEELKRGNASIIIRETKVTDSGEYTCEFPGLQSERQKVHVHLGVAAGPEKQSGIPVWIFAIVCALLIGICVCVCVGVGVFAVKRSRITQHRNNGSPTAAPEGGATTSPGQGPSSETTVLNPTEQNT; translated from the exons ATGAAGCTGCTTCCTGTCGCGTGTCTCTGTCTCCTGACTCTGTCTGCTGATGCAAACG GACCAGGAAACGTCAAAGTGGTGGGGAAAGAAGATGATGATGTTATTTTACCCTGTTCCCTCAGCACCAAGAATAATATTGAGAAAATGACCTTTGACTGGAAGAAACTTGAACCCCGGACGGAGGTGTTTGTGTATAAGGCAGGAAAGATTTACGGTGAAGGTGAAGAAGGTCAGAGTGACCAGTTCATAGGTCGAGTCTTTCATTTTCCAGAAGAGCTGAAACACGGAAACGCCTccataatcatcaaaaaagCTGAGATTAGAGACAGTGGGAAATACACTTGTGTTTTTCCAGATGCTCAGCCAGAAATGTCCATTGAACTTATTGTAG GTTCATCACCAAAGCCTGATGTCAGTACAATAGATGAAACAGATGACTGGGCGCTGCTGCAGTGTGTTGTTCGAGGTGCTTTTCCAAAACCTGAAGTAGAGTGGCGGGACAGGTCTGGAAACAAACTTCCTTCTGACGAGACTGCACCACTGATAGATGGAAAGTTCTACGTCACTCTCAACACTACTGTGTACGAGACCGGCTATTATCGCTGCGTATCCACACAGATGACAATCAACCATCAGATTTACTCTCAGACCTTCATGCACATTGGTG TACAACCTGTCTTGAAGTTCGTGACAGAAGGGAATGATGTTATTTTACCGTGTTCCCTCGACACAAAGGAGAACATCGAGTCAAAGCAGTTTGTCTGGAGGAAAGATGGTCAGAAGGAGGTGTTCATGTACGACACAAGTTCAGGTCAGAGTGAGCAGTTCAAAGGTCGAGTCTCTCATTTTCCTGAAGAGCTGAAACGAGGAAACGCATCAATTATCATCAGAGAGACGAAGGTGACTGACAGTGGAGAATACACCTGTGAGTTTCCAGGTCTGCAgtcagaaagacaaaaagtccACGTTCATCTTGGTGTTG CTGCCGGACCAGAGAAACAGTCAG GGATCCCTGTATGGATTTTTGCTATTGTTTGTGCTCTTCTTATTggtatctgtgtttgtgtttgtgttggtgttggtgtCTTTGCTGTGAAAAGGAGTCGCATCACACAACATCGAAATAATG GTTCACCAACAGCAGCGCCAGAGGGAGGTGCAACAACCTCACCTGGTCAAGGTCCCAGTTCGGAGACAACAGTTCTCAACCCGACAGAGCAGAATACATAA